CGCAGCCGAGCCGATCCGCTTCTCCCGCAATTGCCGCATCTTGATCGGCCGGCCCCTGGGTGGCGTCCACGAGCAGTACCGCCACATCGGCGCGCGCGATCGCTCGGCGCGCGACCAAGACGCTGACCATCTCGATCTCACCTGATCGCGCCACACGCCCCGGGCGACGGATGCCCGCCGTGTCGACGATACGAAAGGTCCGCTTGTGCCAGCGAAGAACAGCATCAATCGCGTCGCGCGTGGTGCCCGGCATCTCACTGACCATCACCCGCTCCTCGCGCAGCAGGCGATTCACGAGCGACGACTTGCCGACGTTGGGACGCCCGACAATGGCCACCGCAATCTCGGACTCTTCGACCTCTCGTGTCGGTACGGGGCGAGCCCGGCCCTGCCCGCGCAGCTGCCCGACGACTGCGTCGAGCAGTTCGGCAACCCCGGTTCCATGCTCAGCCGAAATCTCCAAGACCGGCTCGAATCCAAACCGGTAGAACTCAACGGCCTCGCCCCGGGCGCGCTTGTCATCTGTCTTGTTGACGGCGATCATGGTCGGTGCGGAGGCACGACGCAGTACTGCAGAGATCTCCTCGTCGGCGGCAACCCCGCCCTCCCGGCCATCGACCACCAAGACGAGGACGTCCGCTTCTTGAATGGCGCGTCTGCCATGATGCACGACGAGCTCGTGGAGTGGATCCATACTGTGGCCGAACATACCTCCCGTATCGACCAGTTTGAACGGGACGCCGTCCCATTCCGCGTCGTGCGCCAGGAGATCGCGTGTCGTTCCCGGCGTACGCGTGACAATCGCGCGCCGCGTGCGGGTAATCCGATTGAAGAGCGTGGATTTGCCAACGTTGGGCCGGCCAACGAGCACCACGCTGGGAAGTGACGCCGTGCGTTTCACAAGAGTTTTCTTCGGTCGCGGCGGTAGCCTTGCACAGGTTGGGATGCCATCCCGCCCAAAGGCCCGCCTTGACAGGCTAAGTGGTTCTTCCTATGCTAGTTACGAGCCTCTGTCCTTCGTTCGAAGGCTTGGGTGGCTATGTTCGTTTTCGCTCGGGCGCCCTGGCGAGCTCATCGGACCCTGGGCCCGCCTTCGCGACAAGCGCTACGGCGACATCCCGACATAGCTGGTTCGCGGAGGTGGGAGTGGAGGCCATTTGGGAGCTCGCACATCGATGATTAAGGCGGACATCGTCAACGAAGTCTCGCGCGTTGCTGATATTACCAAGGTCAAGGCCGAGGCGGCAGTCGACGCGGTCTTCGACGCGATGCGACTCTCTATGCAGCGCGGCGAGCGCATAGAGCTGCGAGGCTTTGGCGTGTTCCAGGTCAAGCCACGCAAACGCGGCATCGGGAGGAACCCCCGCACCGGCAAAGAAGTCCGCATTCCGCCCGGTCGGACGATTCGCTTCAAGCCGGGCAAGGAGCTCCAGAACATCCCCTGAGTGCGGACGAATCCTAAGGACGATTTCTTTGCCGGCTGACGATCTGCCACCGTACCCCTACGATCGCAGCCTCTCTGTTCCAGGTGCGTCGCCAGAGGGCATATCGAGCGCCCAGTGGCAGCCCCTGCCACCGAGGCCACGCGCTCGCAACCGTGTCTGGCTTCACATCTTGCTCTTTCTGGCGACGGTCTTGACGACATCGTTGGCGGGCGCGGGCGTGTACCAGGGCTGGTTGACCGACTTTGGGCGGGAGTCTCTTCCCGCTGGAAGCGGTCTGGGCGCCATGATGGTGGGCGGCCTGTGGTATAGCTTCGCCGCACTTGGCATCCTCACCGCGCACGAGCTCGGTCACTACTTCGCATGTCGCTACTACGGGATCGACGCCTCTCTCCCCTACTATCTGCCGATGCCCAGCATGATCGGCACGTTTGGCGCGGTCATCCGCATTCGCCAACCGATTGCCACCAAGCGGATGCTGTTCGACATTGCGGTGGCGGGCCCCATTGCCGGTTTCGTGGTCGCCATTCCGATGCTTCTGCTTGGGATGAGCTGGTCCAAGGTAACCGCTATGCCGTCCGGCCCTGACATCGTCGAGCTGGGTGAGCCCTTCGTCTTCCAGCTCGCCGCGGACTGGATTTTTGGGGCTCTTGGCGATGGGCAGACCGTGAACATGCATCCCGTAGTGTTCGGCGCGTGGCTCGGCCTCCTGGCAACAGCCCTCAACCTCGTCCCCGTCAGCCAGCTCGATGGCGGCCATGTCTCTTACGCCGTGTTTGGCCGCGCTTCGACGATCGTCTCCATTCTCTCCCTCGCCGCAGCACTCGGACTTGGGTACCTCTACTCGCCGAGCTGGTTCTTCTGGGTTGGTCTGTTGATTCTCCTGATGGCGCTTTCGGGCTTCCGCCACCCGCGTACGATCGACGAGAACGAGCCCCTCGACCCCGGGCGGAAATGGATTGCTTTCTTAGCGCTCCTCATGTTTGTGCTCTGCTTCACGCCCACGCCGATCAGTCCCACAGAGCTGGTGGGGGGATGAAAACGGGGACAGCCCTCGTTTTTCGACATGTGGAAAACGGGGGCTGTCCCCGTTTCCCCTTACAGCATCGACCAGGGGTCGACGTCCACCGTCGTGCGGCGGCGGAGATCCGGTCGCGCTGCAAGGGCCGTGCGGACCGCCTCGCGCATCGCGCGGCGCTCGGTCCCCTTTAGAAAGAACTGGACGCGAGACTGCCCGCGTAGGCGCTCGAGCGGCGCCGACGCCGGCCCAAGGACCCTGAACCTCCGGCGATCCGCCCCCAGCCCCACGATGAGGTCGTTGGCATCACGCAATCCCTCCGCATGCGACCCGGCTCGCACGACCACATTGATGAGCGCGACGTGCGGTGGATAGTAGAGCTTCCGCCGGTACTCGATCTCCTGCTCGAAGAAGGCGAGGTAGTCCTGCCGGCTGGCCAGCTCGATGCTGTAGTGCTCTGGGAAGAGGGTTTGGACAATGGCTTCGCCGGCCTGGTCACCTCGCCCTGATCGCCCAGCCACCTGCGTGAGCAGCTGAAACGTTCGCTCCGCCGCGCGAAAGTCGGCGAGCCCCAGCCCCACGTCCGCGGAGATCACGCCGACCAACGTCACGGCCGGAAAGTCGTGACCCTTGGCGATCATCTGTGTGCCCACCAGCACGTCGAGCTCGCGCCGTCTGAAGCGACGAAGCACCTCGACCATCGCACCGCGTCGCGTCATCGTGTCGCGGTCGACGCGCGCCACGCGCACCCCAGCGAATCGCCCGGCAATTTCCTGCTCCACTCGCTCGGTCCCGACGCCGGCGTACTCGAGAAGGAGGCCGCCGCACGCCGGACACGCTTTTGGCACGCGTGTCGCGTGGTCGCAATAGTGGCAACGCGCCCGCTCGGCGCGGCGGTGCAGCGTGAGCGCGACACTACAGTCTGGGCACTCGAGCGTGTGGCCGCACTGGCGGCAGAACACCGTGGGCGCATAGCCGCGTCGATTGAGGAGGACCATGCTTTGCTCGCCGCGCGCCAGCCGCTCTTCCAGCGACGCCTCCAACACGCTGCTCAACACGATCTCCGGACCGCGCTCGGCGTACTCGTCCCGCATGTTGACAATCCGGACTGCCGCCAGGGGACGGTCCAAGACGCGCCGCGCCATGGTGAGCAAGTGATAGCGGCCCCTTCTCGCATTCTCGTATGTCTCCATCGCCGGCGTGGCGGACCCGAGCACGACGAGCGCTCCCGCGTCACGCGCGCGCATGATGGCCACG
This Luteitalea sp. DNA region includes the following protein-coding sequences:
- a CDS encoding ribosome biogenesis GTPase Der, whose product is MKRTASLPSVVLVGRPNVGKSTLFNRITRTRRAIVTRTPGTTRDLLAHDAEWDGVPFKLVDTGGMFGHSMDPLHELVVHHGRRAIQEADVLVLVVDGREGGVAADEEISAVLRRASAPTMIAVNKTDDKRARGEAVEFYRFGFEPVLEISAEHGTGVAELLDAVVGQLRGQGRARPVPTREVEESEIAVAIVGRPNVGKSSLVNRLLREERVMVSEMPGTTRDAIDAVLRWHKRTFRIVDTAGIRRPGRVARSGEIEMVSVLVARRAIARADVAVLLVDATQGPADQDAAIAGEADRLGCGVILAANKWDLVKDRGAAFGRTFDEELRRGMKFLDYAPVLHISAASGERTPRLLEMIDRVAAARRHRVPTADLNRWVAAVTSVHPPVSPGKREVRIMYAAQTGVAPPTFVFFTNVASSFHFSYERFLVNGLRDSFGFSGTPIRVVVRKRGARGEG
- a CDS encoding site-2 protease family protein, whose amino-acid sequence is MPADDLPPYPYDRSLSVPGASPEGISSAQWQPLPPRPRARNRVWLHILLFLATVLTTSLAGAGVYQGWLTDFGRESLPAGSGLGAMMVGGLWYSFAALGILTAHELGHYFACRYYGIDASLPYYLPMPSMIGTFGAVIRIRQPIATKRMLFDIAVAGPIAGFVVAIPMLLLGMSWSKVTAMPSGPDIVELGEPFVFQLAADWIFGALGDGQTVNMHPVVFGAWLGLLATALNLVPVSQLDGGHVSYAVFGRASTIVSILSLAAALGLGYLYSPSWFFWVGLLILLMALSGFRHPRTIDENEPLDPGRKWIAFLALLMFVLCFTPTPISPTELVGG
- a CDS encoding integration host factor subunit beta, with the translated sequence MIKADIVNEVSRVADITKVKAEAAVDAVFDAMRLSMQRGERIELRGFGVFQVKPRKRGIGRNPRTGKEVRIPPGRTIRFKPGKELQNIP